tcatttgaacccaggtacctttctctctggcttccttcTTTTACTGAACATTTTCCTTCATGCATTTCAGGAAGCTATATTGGCTCTTAGAGTGCTTAATGTGCTCAATAGGCACATTAATTCTCGTGGCAAGAAAATGGCCCGTAACTTACTTGTTTACAACAATGCCAACAGCATGTTGGGTAATAGTGTAgattcttccagttttgccaTGGTAACATTTGTGGGACATTCCTTTTTGAACAGTATACCCATTCCCTTGATGTCTACAATATCACCTGTCTTATAGATTCACACGTACCATTGGCCAAAGGAACAACTCCATATTTTCTAAAAGGCCTAGAGGACATATATTGGGGGcatctcctctttccctttgtatTTGTCATTTTGGCAAATTACTGGAAGATGGTTGTTCCAGCCAAAAGGTCCTGAgcctttttaaatgctttttcctGTACTTGGAATGCCTTCTTTCCCTGATTTCCTtgatttatctcttttttctttttctttttttttttttttttagacagggtctcactctgttgcccaggatggagtgcagtggtgcagtcatggctcactgcagccttgacctcccaggttcaagcaatcctcccaactcagctctcctgagtagctgggactacaggcctaagtcaccatacccagctaattttttattttttgtagagacagggtctccctatattgcccaggctggtcttgaactcctagattcAAGGGATCCTGCCTcgtcagcctccctaagtgcctTAAAGAGCCTATGAGTGATGCTTGGCACAAAGTGAACCTCAGTAGacatttcttgaatgaatgaatcccaCGAGAATGCCTATTGCAATGAAAGATTGAGAGCAGGTAACTGTCTACTTTCTCTTTCCACATCCAGCATTCTCCTGGTGTGCAGCCTGCAGATGTGAAGGAAGTTGTTGAGAAGGGTGTACAGACTCTTGTGATTGGCCGAGGGATGAGTGAGGCCTTGAAGGTAGGTGTTGGTGTGCACAGCATTTCTGAGGACAGGTGGGGATCTCTTGGACCTTTGTCTTACAGATTTGTCCTTCTTGGGAGGTCATCTTTATATATCATGTACCCTTGTTTTGCTGACCCAGGATAGCAATGGCTGCATACATTCCTCTGCCTCATCAGCGTTGGGCTCTCCAGTCTACCTAACCCTGAGACAGTGTCATTTCAACTATTTCTCACAATCTCTCAAGTTCTACAAGGATCACTATTTGgttctttacattttaataatactttcTATCCTCATAGTATATTTTATAGtacttctaatttttcttttcttggacaCATTTATGTTTTTCccctcttcagaaaaaaatgtaattttatttttcctttttaaaaaatatagatggggtctcactattgttgcccaggctggtcttgagctcctgaactcaaatgatctcccgccttggcctcccaaagtgctaggattacaaatgtgagctaccacgcctggcctattttttaattttctttttttttttctttttttttttttgagatggagtcttgctctgtcacccaggctgagtgcagtggtgccatcttggctcactgtaagctctgcctcccaggttcaccccattctcttgcctcagcctcccgagtagctgggactacaggcccctgccaccacgcccggttaattttttttagttttagtagagatggggtttcactgtgttagccaggatggtcttgatctgctgaccttgtgatccacctgtctcagcctcccaaagtgctgggattacaggtgtgagccactgcacctggcttattttttaattttcttacagaaataatacatgctcattgcaaaatatttaaaaatccaatgCAGAAATGTAGAAGTAAAAAGGTGAGATATTCCCTTCCCCGTCTTCACATTTGGTGTATATTTCTCCAGTCTTCTCTGAATGCATCTgcaaatatatacacacttacACATATAGATATACGTTTATATACTTATAACcattttacataaatatgtattctgtaactttttcCCCCACttatattactatattttgtatAGTCTTCCACATAGAGGCCTACCTTAttctttcctttatagatgtcCTACAGTCCTGTTCCCTACTGATGAAGGTGCCCCTTATATCTAGGACTTTATGTATATAGGGCACTTTCATCAgtagggctcaagcaatcctcctacctcggcctcctgaagtgctggaattaaaggcttgagccaccatgcccagcctatttatattttaaaaatttaaactagtttttttttttttttcgccaaGACAATAATTCCTATCTGataggctactttttttttttttttaattttatttatttatttatttttatttttttgagacggagtctcgctctgccgcccaggctggagtgcagtggccggatctcagctcactgcaagctccgcctcccgggttcacgccattgtcctgcctcagcctcccgagtagttgggactacaggcgcccgccaccgtgcccggctagttttttgtattttttagtagagacggggtttcaccgtgttagccaggatggtctcgatctcctgacctcgtgatccgcccgtctcggcctcccaaagtgctgggattacaggcttgagccaccgcgcccggccagctgatAGGCTACTTTTATAAAtctcaaatatatagaaaatatagggcatattaaaaaatatttcacttgagttctttctgaggcagagtctaattaaaatctatttttaaaaaatattcaggacAAGCCAGAGTTGAGAAAATATAATCTAATAATAGGTGTCACTATTAAGAACATCttttatataaattcatttacaaatatttattaagcattttctaTGGGTAAAacactattctaggcactggggatggTGTGATAAACAAGACAAACAAGGTTCATGCCCCTCATGGATAATAAAAAACTAGACAACTTCAGATAATAATAAACAGTGAAGAAAATGGTGACTTATGCGGGGCTACTATGGGGTGAGCAAGAAAGGCCTTTCTGAGAAGACTTTTGAGCTGCAGTGTACATACGTGAGTCAATTTCATCCTCACACCAACCCTGTGATGTAAGCACTATTATACCtattttacaagtgaagaaatTGGGGCTGGGAGACTTTAAAGAGCTAGCCTAACATTTCTTAGTATGTGGCAAAGAAGACATTTAGACTCAGTTTAGACTACctcaaacatttaacatttatgGAGCTTGCACACCAAGGTAGATGTTTCACATACCCTTAGCTCAGCTAGTTGTCATACCAACCCTGGGAGCTAGGTGTTAATATCCCTAATTTACAGACATGAAAACAAAGACTCAGATAACTTAATTTACTTACCCAAGGTTACAGTGCTAGTAAAGATGTAAATCCAAGGCTAACTGCAAATTCcatgttctttcatttccatttcacTTGAGCTTTATGCTTGGGTATTATGATACCTCTGTCAAAGAGGGCTTTTTGACTCATTGGGGCTCCCTGCCAAATTTTGAACTGGTGATACACTGAGTGATCGTGAAGTGGCGATTGTCAACGTCTAATTCTGTAGAGTACACCTGCCTCATGGCAGTAAAGGAAACCCTGGGGGACCTTTCCCCCTACTTACTCATCTCTTTTCCACCTTCCCAGGTGCCTTCATCAACTGTGGAGTACCTCAAGAAACATGGCATTGATGTGCGGGTCCTCCAGACAGAGCAGGCAGTGAAGGAGTATAACGCCTTGGTTGCCCAAGGGGTCAGGGTGGGAGGTGTCTTCCATTCCACCTGCTGATGGAGCCTTGAGAGGAGAATAAATCACTAAGTACCTCTGCCTGTGACTGTCACTCACCATTCTCCAAACCAGCCTCCCCTAAGCATTTTTGGACACCTGCTCATGCCAGGCTGTGCTAGGCTCTTGGGATGCAGGGATGACCAAGACAAGGTCCCTGTCCTTGAgggtgttaaaagaaaaaaaagaggagacaGAAGTTTAATAATGTAGTGAATGAACTGAGGGAACATTTGAGTAACAGGAACAGTAGAAGTATGCCCTGGGAGTTGGGTTCTAGACAGGCTGTTCTACTAACCAACCCTGAGACTGGAGCCAGATCATTCTCTCTGGACTTCGAATTTCAACTataggccaggtgccatggctcacacctgtaatccaaacactttgggaggctgaggtgggcggatcacttgaggtcaggagttcaacccCAGCCTagctaacgtggtgaaacacatctctattaaaactacaaaaattagccgggcgcagtggctcaggcctgtagccccagcactttgggaggccaagacgggcggatcacgcggtcaggagattgagaccgtcctggctaacacggtgaaaccccgtctctactaaaaatacaaaaaattagccgggcgtggtggcaggcgcctgtagtcccagctacacgggaggctgaggcaggagaatggcgtgaacctggggggcggagcttgcagtgagccgagatcacgccactgcactccagcctgggcgacagagcgagactccgtctcaaaaaaaaaaaaactacaaaaattagctgggcgtggtgtcacgagcctgtagttccagctacttgggaggctaaggcagcaggaggatcacttgaacctgggaggaataggttgtggtgagccgagatggcacgactgcactccagcctgggtgacagtgagagactgtttaaaaaaaaaaaaattcaactgtaAAATGTTTGTGCTGGACTAGATGCCCTTTAAAGGTTCCTACTGGCTCAGATAGTCTTTGTTCTACTAAATACCCAGATGGCCTTTGTGAAGCCTTAGAATAGACTGAGAGAATTACAAGTTATCAGCATcaccttatttttaatttttctttctttttaaagaactatGGGCTTTGGTGTCAAATAGCCTTGACTTTGAACTGCAGCTCACTGCCACTCACTGATTGGGCATTTGTCTAATTGCTTAGTTTCACTGTTCTCATATGTAAGATCAGGATAACATTATCAGTACCTGGAGTCACTGTAGGTATTAAATGAGGCAATTCATAGAAAGTATTAACTCACTGCATGGCATTTAGTAAGGACTCAATACATTAAACCACTGttgtccttttctttctactaATGGGGATACTGTGTAAAGCCAACTAGTTTCATTTTATGTCTTAATATAGCAGCTTATTATTTCAAAGAGTCATAGAATGTTGGAGCCCAAAGGAACTATCtcactcatttattcagtaaTCCTCTTTCATATCCATTTGCGGACAGCCTATTACTAATTTTCTTATGACCAGTTATTGTTGGGCCCTGGGGGAATAAGGATGAATGTTACAATTCCTGCCCTTAGGAATTATGTTGTATGAGAGAAAGACAAGTAAACAATAATGATACAATGCTAATATTATAATAGTTACTACGTCCAGTGGTGGCACAAAGAAAAGACTAATTTATCCTACTAGGATGGAAGGAAAATTAGGGAAGACATCACTAAGGagatgacatttaagctgagTCTTAAAAAATGGAAGGTTCATTAATTCACTGAAAAAACATTTACTTGGCAGCTCTTTTAACTAGACATTTACTAGGTATGGTATTTATCACAGCCATAACTAAATAAAATCGCTTCACCCCGCCATCATTGGAGCAGCAGCAGTGGAAAGATGATTTCTGCTTCACATGATCCTGCCACCTGACTATATAGTTAGGCTTCTTACCTACAGGGACCAATCCATAGACTGGACAGCAACTTAAGATGTGGCTTGGCAAGAAAAGCTGAAACAGTATGGAAAGTGaagggatttatttttttccaagttcACCAAGTAAGTGGCAGACATAGGATTAGAACCCAGCACTGTGTCTTGATCATTTTATGGCATACACCTCCTTGCTCCCTAGAAGCAGACGGGAGTGAGTGCTTCACAGACCCGACACCAAGCACTGAAGTCTTAGAAGGATCTGCTTGGTGCCCTTTCCACAGCCCTTTCACTTGTCAGATGGCAGATCCTTCTAGATCTGTTCCCTCGGCTCATAAAGCCAGCCCTCTGTATAGCTAAGAGggatgtttgataaaattcagacTGTTTTCTCTAGTgatgcagtcttttttttttttttttgtcaaatgtAAAGTGAGACAGCTCCAATGGGTGTTGAATTCAGTGTGGGTGTAATCATTGTTCCTAAGTGAGTTGTCTCCAATTAAAGAGAACTTAGTGCAAACTTCTTAGAGACAGAAGTATCTGTCAGTGACATTATTAAACTTTTAAGAAAACCTGCTAATACATAGCCCCTACTTTTGAACTTGGTGCACATGGTCAATGAAGGAAATATGTAGAGCTTGAAGAGAAGCTGTTTCTTCACATAACTATACTTAGTACTGTGTCTTAATCGTTAAAGCATCTTAGTTAGTTTGTAGTTAGCACAGCCCTCAAGCTGCCCACAGGTAATTTCTTCTAACCTGAGTGGTTAAGACAAgaagttggctgggtgtggtggctcacgcctgtaatcccagcactttgggaggccgaggtgggcggatcacctgaggtcagcagtttgagaccagcctggccaacatggtgaaatcccatctctactaaaaatacaaaaattagctgggcatgatggcacgtgcctgtaatcccagctagtctactcgggaggctgaggcaggagaatcgctggaaccagggaggcagagcctgctgtgagctgagatcgtgcgactgcactccagcctgggcaacagagcaagactccgtctcaaaaaaaaaaaagacaagaagttGGCCACGGCTAGGTGTGTACCTTTCTTCTCCATAATTGTGTATGCTGAGTTCAATCATCTCAAAGCAAATATAAAATCCTTTCAGAAACTTGAATCTTTTTTTGCAGCATGCCATGGTACCGCTACCGTTGCTCTGGATTCATGGAATCATTCTTTCCTTGCCGGGTATGTGCCACGAGTTGTGCTGGGGATACAGCACAGACATTCTTACGGTCCAGGTACAGATCAgttggaagaaataaaacatgtaaacATACAGTGAGGATGTAGAAGTTGCAAATTGGCAAAAATCTACCTGGAGACATGTTTTGTTTGTCTCAGTAATTTTAACATTTACTGTAGTTACCAAGGTTTTTTAACTTTCATGAAAATGAAGATTTCTGGCTGTTTTGGAAGAATGGGAAGAACTGACACCACTAGGCCcacatttataaatgaaaataacttgagtggaatggaatagagaatgtGCTTCTCTGATTGCCTTCTCCAACAAAGAATGTGCTCTCTGATTCTTCAATTGCTGTTATATTCTAGACcactttattcctttacttttcctGCCTACCTTTCTTAAGGGGTTTGCATTTGTGAACCTGCAATGCAGTATTAATAAATACTATACTATGTGTGAAGAATATCGTATAGGAGGCTGTGGGAACATAGAGGAAATGTTCCAAGCCCATAAGAGACACAGATATGTCCTAGAACAAGGCCCAGTCATgaagaatggaaggaaaggaGCCATAGGAGACAGTCTGAGGAGCACATTCCCAGGCTCAGCAGGTCCAAAGGCCTAGAGGTGAGAGAACACTACAGGTAATTCTGTTCAGCTGGAGTAGTACAGAGACAGTTTGGGACAGGGAGTATGAGGCTGGAGATGAAGCAGAGGCATGAAGAGCCTTCAAGATAGGAGTTTTGACTTTTTCCTGGGATGAGTAGTGATCCACTGAAAGGGCCTAATCTGGTCAGATGAGCTCATCACTTTAGGAGGGCTGATGGTGGCTCCATCAATATAGAAACAGTATAAGAAGAGGACTAAGAAACATGAAGGAAGAGGAATCTAAAGGACTTGATGGCTACTTCTGTATGAGGGATGAGGAAGGAATCCAATGTGACAAACAGGTTTCTGGCTCTGACTGCTGGGTTCATGCTAGACCACTCACTAAGAACAGACCCCTGTGATGCAAGTCATCTGGGGAAGAAACAGGAGGCCTGAGTTCTAGCCTTAGCTTCACCACTAACTCAGTCTCTCTGGGCCTGCGTATTCATTTGCAAATGAAGGTGCCACACTGGAATGCTCTTTATGCCCCCTTCCAAGCCTTTATAAaaaggtctttttattttttcacttcagTGGAAAAGTACAGAACCAGAGAAAACCTAAAAttctcatattccccagaaaGTGAACATTCAGggcaaaagcaatttaaaaagttGAGTCCAACCCCGATATGATACTAGAATTCCTTAGCAACACATTTTTCAGGAGCTTGTTCAACCTTTGCTCAAACTCATCTAGCCTGGAGAATTCCATATCCCCTAGTGCAGCCCGTTCAATTCTtatacagcttttaaaaatgtattctgatACTAAGCCAAAACCTATCCCTTAGTGCTTGTCTACCTTTAATGGAAAAAGtactacattttacattttgaagacaGGATCAAGTCCTGGCTTTGTCTCTTAGACAGACACTATCTCAAAGCCTCTGTTTCCTTACATGGAAAATGAAGGCTAACTTGGAGGATTTTTTATAAAAGGGGTACTTATCTGAAAAATATCCAGCATATTCTTCCCTTAGGCTTTCTATAATTACAGCACGATGGGCTCAGGCAGCAGCCATGGTTCTTCATGTTTTTGTCTAGGCTCCAACCCAGCAAATGCCATCAGATGTTCATGTTGGGGCTGTGGTAGAATTCCACCTGGCTACAGCTTCATGGCACATCCTTGAGAGATGCAAAACAGGTAAGCACACTAGAAAAGTCAGCTCCCTGGAGTTAGTCATTCTTCCCCTAGTCCCTCTTTAGCACTCATGACCTCGTGGAAATAGACGGCCTAGAAATAGACTGCCGGATCTGTCATTGATTAATTGTATGACCTAGGACAGGTTACTTACTTCTCTCACTTCAGCTgccttgtttataaaatgaagacaatagtACCTAGAGAGTTAATTAATTAAAGAGCTTACAAAACTGCCAGGTACACCAAAGTACCTTAAACCAAAAGTTAAAACATGCTTGAATTTAAATTCCAGCTCCACCTCTGAGTAATTGTATTatcttgctattatttttataagcTTGCCAAGTGGCAAATACAATCAAGACTGGCTGCAGGTTCAGATTCTACCAATCGTTATTTAATCCGTCCTATTCAACCACCATTGAGGTCCAATTAtctctgtttcacagatgaggaaacagaggcagaaaGAGCTTTTTCCCATATACTTCCCCTGAGGTGATATAGCGTAGACCTTTGGGATCTTCTCAGGTTTGAATGAATACAGGCTTTATTACTTACTGTATAGTTGTCCCACCAGTGACTTaagtctctgagcctcatttggctattgtgaagattaaatgacagGTGAAGTACATAGCACAGGCGGTACCAAAGGGTAACCTCTCTGGAGCACTGACTGTTATTGTATCA
This portion of the Macaca mulatta isolate MMU2019108-1 chromosome 14, T2T-MMU8v2.0, whole genome shotgun sequence genome encodes:
- the AAMDC gene encoding mth938 domain-containing protein isoform X2, yielding MTSPEIASLSWGQMKVKGSNTTYKDCKVWPGGSRTWDWRETGTEHSPGVQPADVKEVVEKGVQTLVIGRGMSEALKVPSSTVEYLKKHGIDVRVLQTEQAVKEYNALVAQGVRVGGVFHSTC
- the AAMDC gene encoding mth938 domain-containing protein isoform X1 — its product is MRAEPSWPNQLLKISVKFLMTSPEIASLSWGQMKVKGSNTTYKDCKVWPGGSRTWDWRETGTEHSPGVQPADVKEVVEKGVQTLVIGRGMSEALKVPSSTVEYLKKHGIDVRVLQTEQAVKEYNALVAQGVRVGGVFHSTC